The genomic window CACACTTTGTGAAACATTTTTCTTTGTTGCCGATCTTGCTGAAATCACCATGGAATGCAGCATCTAGAATGTCGGGATTTGCACCGGTTTCTTTCACGCACTCTTTGACAACGGCATCAGCTTTAGCCTTTTGATCGGCGCTCAATTTTATCTACGAATTATTATAGTTTTATTTTTCGTCGCTTTGTGTTGGAAAACGTATTCCCTTAAACGATACTTACTTCGTCAGTGGCAACGACTGCAAGAACTGCCAATAGAACAAAAGTGGCAACGAATttcattttgtttgttttttgggtGGGATTTTTGAATGTAATTCTAGTAATTCGCGCTTTGAGTATTGATTTTGAACTGACTGCTTGTTGGTTGGCGAATTGTCTTTTTATAATCGAGCTTGAGCAAACATTGGAATGGGTATGAGGGagttaagtttttatttattaacttgctagtactcttttttattttttcctgatGTAAATTAAGTCATTTGAGTTATAGGTCTTGAACTTTattatttctttacagtcaatcaGCTGGTCTGCGAGGAGCTATACGTGCACTAAAATATACTAAATTATCTTCTATATCCGCAGATCGATAATTTATTGTACAAATGTATACAGATGTTTGTAGATAGCGCTGTTGTAGTGAAGGCCCAAGCTAGCGGATGTGCATAGCTTCATAATACGCGTTAACacacattttttcgaaatttctgaTGTGGAAACATATTTGCTCATGGTATGGGGCATTCCATTACACTATAGCATTATATGGGAGCGTGGTAAATTGGATATGACTGATATCAGACCGCTAGCCAGTGAATAGAAACTGAAGGAGGCAGAAGAACTAATCGATGATCTATAAAAGAGAAGGTGAAACGACAAAGCAAAAGAAGTAAATGTAAAGAATAATaagaaaattattagaaaattcgATACAGCAACTACGTTATGGAATGCCTCAGAATCTCACGTAAATTTGAGGTTTtcattgtggacagaactctttgAGAAACAGGGAATCCACATACTGACTCTGAGTCAGAGAATGGTTCACGGATGAATCATAACTGACGGAAAGCGCGAACTGATATCTGATCCAatagaaacaagtttttgttAGAATGAGTTTCCGAACATCATCACAAGGCAAATTACCTAGCCAAGAAAAGTGCTATAGCAGCATTGTGTGGCTCAGGGTCCTTCTTCTGAATGCAGAAAGGCAGACACTATTAATAATTTGGAAACAAAGCTGTTCGAACAACACTGGATTAATTGCCTAAAGCGAAATTAGTCCAAATTGTTTTTACTACCAGCGACGAGTGTATCAGCCAAACTCAGAAACTATCTACGAACTCTCACTCCTGTCTCCCTTACGAGGGGGCGGATAAAAAACTGGTTCATCTAGGTATCGTGACTCTTAAATCGCTCATAACATAAAGAAAAAAAGCTTTAAGAGGTGGTTAGCTACATTTAAAGCCTCCACATAAAGTAATATGCTGAAAGATCAAACACAATAGATCTATATAAACGCCGCAATGCATTGAGGCCTAAATGTAAAGAAGATTAATAGAAGAAAAGGAAGAAGAAAATGAGCGGAGATTCAGGAACTTTTAAACGCAATACAATGCTTTATGTGTAGCTTTACAGTCCTCCCAAcacaattgtcaatctcacctacacCATcgtgttacaaatataaatatatcctTTATATATTAAGCAGGCGACGCTCTGGCGAAGCCAAGTTATTTACGAACTAGGGGGTTGATGTACGGAAAACCTAGAAGATTCTAAATCGCTTCGGCGATaatcgggctagtatcttaatggtgctcgTCACCGGAACGTATGTGATCAATGTATGTCCGGCAAAGGTGCACAAACATCGAGAACACTCCCAACAACCGATATTGTTTGCTTCTGACAAAGATAtttctgttgtggtttaacttcaaacCCTGCgcgaattttatttgatttaaaagtATTAGGCTGACGACAGAGCGGTAGCAAGAGAGCTGTGAGAATAACTTCTTatggaaaattataaaagttgtcAAAGCTGCAGAAATGTTTCAAGCTTGTacaatttatgaaaatataaattgattctcgcctagcatagcttatagcgagcactctgctgCTAGCCTTCGTTTTATAGCCTTACGCCCGTATAGTTACATGACGACAAGTCTTGGATCTTGGCTATATGACCATATTTCGCCCACCTTTCATAAAAATCGACCCAActcaatatatatatgtatacacaggTTCTTTGTGACATATTCCTTAATTTATCAGataaaagcttcaaacttcatcatatgctttcgtatatggcaCAAATTGttgtttaaacaagtaaggaaggttaagttcgggtgtaaccgaacactactacatactcagttgagagctatggtgacaacataagggaaaataaccatgtaggaaaatgaaccgagggaaaccctggaatgtgtttgtatgacatgtgtatcaaacgaaaggcattaaagagtattttatgagggagtgggccatagttctataggtggacgccatttagggatatagccataaaggtggatcaggtttgactctagaatgcgtttgtacgatatgggtatcaaataaaaggtgctaatgagtattttaaaagggagtaatccttagttccataggtggacgccgtttcgagatatcgcattaaggtggaccaggggtgaccctagaatttgtttgttcaatatgggtatcaaaagaaaggtgttaataagtattttcaaagggagtaatccttagttccataggtggacgccgtttcgagatatagccacaaaggtggaacaggggtgaccctagaatttgtttgtacaatatgggcatcaaacgaaaggtgttaatgagtattttaaaagggagtgggccttagttctataggtgaacgccgtttcgaaatatcgccaaaaaggtggaccaggggtgactctagaatgtgtttgtacgatatgggtatcaaattaaaggtattaatgagggttttaaaagggagtggtgattgttgtataggtggtcgcattttcgaaatatcgccataaaggtggaccaggggtgactctagaatttgtttgtacaatatgggtatcaaaagaaaggtgttaatgagtatttttaaaagggagtgggtcttcgttctataggtgatcgccctttcgagatatcgccataaaggtgggccaggggtgactttagaatatgtttgtacgatatgggtaccaatgaaagttgttaatgagtattttaaaagggagtgggccttagttctataggtggacgccttttcgagatatcgccataaaggtggaccaggggtgactctagaatgagtttgtacgatatgggtatcaaattaaaggtattaatgagagttttaaaagggagtggtggtagttgtatatgtgaaggcgttttccagatatcgtccaaaatgtggaccagggtgacccacaacatcatctgttggataccgctaatttatttatatgtgtaatatctgccaagatttttcattttcttctacttattatggtaggtgtcacaaccattttataaagttttttctaaagttatatttcgcgtcaataaaacaatccaattaccttaccatgtttcataccttttttcgtatttggtatagaattatggcatttttttcatttttcataattttcgatatcgaaaaagtgggcgtggtcatagtcggatttcgttcatttttcataccaagataaagtgagttgaagtaagcacgtgaactaagttcattaaagatatgtcgatttttgctcaagttatcgtgttaacggccatgcggaaggacagacggacgactgtgtataaaaactgggcgtagcatcaaccgatttcgcccattttcacagaaaagagttaacgtcataaaatctatgcccctaccaaatttcaaaaggattggttcatttttgttcgacttatcctagacaaattaaatgaaaaagggcggagccacgcccattttcaaattttttttattttagtattttgttgcactatatcattactggagttaaatgttgacataatttacttatatactgtaaagatattaaattttttgttaaaattttactttaaaaaaattttttttttaaagtgggcgtggtctttctccgatcttgctaatttttattaagcgtacaaagcgggcaaagcaacatcaaaattttagaaataagatttttcaattagaagaaaatttttctaagcggggtcgcccctcggcagtgtttggcaagcgctccgggtgtatttctgccatgaaaagctctcagtgaaaattcatctgccttacagatgccgttcggagtcggcataaaacatgtaggtcccgtccggccaatttgtagggaaaatcaacaggagcacgacgcaaattggaagagaagctcggccttagatctctttggaggttatcgcgccttacatttattatttttttatttgtacataacataataggagtaacgttcctgccaaatttcatcatgatatcttcaacgactgctaaattagaGCTTGcacaattttaaattaccttcttttaaaagtgggcgttaccacgcccattgtccaaactttgactaattttctgttctgcgtcatagttcaacacatctaccaagtttcgtcgctttatctctcttttgtaatgaattatcgcaatttttcggtttttcgaaattttcgatatcgaaaaagtgggcgtggttatagtccgatatcgttcattttaaatagcgatctgagatgagtgctcaggaacctacataccaaatttcatcaagagagctcaaaatttactcaagttatcgtgcttttCGTCATTTCTGCTCTATTATAACAGCTAGATgcttaaaatttcataaaatgcatatatatgttgtatttattgttgtctggaaaaatggTTGACATCAGTCGTTTATAGAGAATGTATCCCAAACAACCATTTGTTCAGATCAAAGCCTTTATGTTATTTCTGCCATAGCTTGAAGCTTCAAGTTTTACAAAATGcttacatcttaatatataaaaaacaaaaaacgtgtcaaaacatttttgggcgcgattgactcctaaactactgaaccgattttgattttgtttcgcacgccgtgtgtagtttgatctaacttgagagataggataggttacaCTCAGTTggtagtcgcaatattattttattgcaaatttttttatttgtttatacgtaataatataatgttacgtatacgcagtagcactcatattttcaggtggtgcggatatacgtCCGTgcaattgcttggtgtttaattaaacaacctgcttatcaataaaaaatattatagcgaatgataccaagtatagcacatcatcaGGCCCACCGAGAAGGCGGGCGAGGGGGTTTctggggggcccgcgatttagaggtactatgaaattttttttaattcaggagtatTTAGATGTGTAGAGGGTAactttcataccactgggtgactagggtctcgagatatatacaaaaacgtgggccagtgaatgcctagacagtgtttatacaatatggatatcaaatgaaagctgttgatgagtgctttagtacagaataatatattatccagagacggactgggactgggattaggactaggactgtgactgagactcggagtgggactgggactggaataaaatacataccaccctctgggacaagcAATAAGAGATGCAGGAGAATGAGAAgtaattgagagaagagaaaagagagaaggagattgagaaagagatagaatgagacgaagatgcagatagatgaagcgaaaaagacggagggaggagtgaataaaaggattaggaaaaagtgaagagggggaggggagagtcagacagaaaaagcttattcaaatatatgcagataggccatatTTAGGGCagggcaacgtctgccgggtcttctagtacgtATATGGAATTTATTGTTGTCTAGAAGAATCGTAGAAATCAGTTGTATGTATagtatacatcccatacaacctCTTGTTCAAATAAGAGATTTCATATCATAGCTATCACATGTTgacaacaaaaaacgtgaaactttgagTGAGGATAACCTAtctattatttttataatatttttcggAAATATCGCTTAAGTATATATACTTGTTCTCTTTATCTTCCATATATATTTTTGCTCATCATcattcataaaaggtatgaagtctcCGGCACAGCCGAACACAGTGCCTTACGTACTTGTTTccttttcatttatttaaaaattttgaagacATGAATTTTTGCAGAAAAGTTTCCTAAATAATAGTTATATTTCACATGCGTGTAAACGTCACGTACATCTATCGTTCGGATACTCGTAGGTGAATCTGTTATCGGTGGTcaataatttaaagttttttccgCAGTCGAACAGGTTACGTTTGATATTATTATATCTGTTCATCCGCAAATTAAATTGAtcgtaaaaatttataaaatatcgcTTGTCATTTTATGTGTAATATTCTGATATATAaagatgtatgtatatgtagatttATACATATAGACATATATTATAAGGGCTAACTTGCTTgataagcttttatttaaatttttttagaggTAACCacagtttttttcttaaaataagtttgaacaagtaaggaaggctaagttcggctataaccgaacattacatactcagttgagagctgtggagacaaaataagggaaaatcaccatgtagtaaaaagaacctaaggtaaccctggaatgtgtttgtatgacatgtgtatcaaatggaaggtattaaagagtattttaagagggagtgggccatagttctatagattgacgccatttagggatatcgccataaaggtggaccagggctgactctagaatttgtttgtacgatatgggtatcaaatgaaaggtgttaatgagtattttaaaagggagtgggcctaagttctataggtggaagccttttcgagatatcaacataaaggtggaacagaggtgactctagaatgcgtttgtacaatatgggtatcaaacgaaaggggttaatgaacattttaaaagggagtggaccttagttctataggtggtcgcctcttcgagatatcgccataaaggtggaccaggggtgactctagaatgtgtttgtacgatatgggtatcaaattaaaggtattaatgaggattttaaaagggattggtggtagttgtatatgtgaaggcgttttccagatatcgacaaaaatgtggaccagggtgacccagaacatcttctgttggataccgctaatttatttatatatataataccacgaacagtattcctgccaagatttcaagggtttttcatttcgccctgcagaactttttcatttcattctacttaatatggtaggtgtcagatcctttttacaaagtttttttctaaagttatattttgcgtcaatacactaatccaaataccatgtttcatcccttttttcgtatttggtatagaattatggcattttttcgtttttcgtaattttcgatatcgaaaaagtgggcgtggtcatagttcgatttcggccattttttataccaatacaaagtgagttcagacaagtacgtgaactgagtttagtaaagatatatcgatttttgcttaagttatcgtgttaacggccgagcggaaggacagacggtcgactgtgtataaaaactgggcgtggcttcaaccgatttcgccctttttcacagaaataagttaccgtcccagaatctaagcccctatcaaatttcagaaggattgggaaatttttgttcgaattatggcatgaaaagtatcctagacaaattaaatgaaaaagggcggagccacgcccattttgaaattttgttttattcttgcattttatttcactatatcattactggagttgaatgttgacataatttatttatatactgtaaagatattgaattttttgttaaaatttgactttaaaaaaaatttttttttaaagtgggcgtggtcgtactccgattttgctaatttttattaagcatacatacagtaataggagtaacgttcctgccaaattttatcatgatatattcaacgactgccaaattacagcttgtaaaacttttaaattaccttcatttaaaagtgggcggtgccacgcccattgtccaaaattttactaattttctattctgcgtcatatgttcaactcacctaccaagttttatcgctttattcgtatttggtaatgaattatcgcactttttcggtttttcgaaattttcgatatcgaaaaagtgggcgtggttatagtccgatattgttcattttaaatatcgatctgagatgagtgctcgggaacctaaataccaaatttcatcaagatacctcaaaatttactcaagttatcgtgttaacgggcggacggacattgctcaatcaaattttttttcgatcctgatgattttgatatatggaagtctatatctatctcgattcctttatacctgtacaaccaaacgttattcaatcaaagttaatatactctgtgagctctgctcaactgagtataaaa from Eurosta solidaginis isolate ZX-2024a chromosome 3, ASM4086904v1, whole genome shotgun sequence includes these protein-coding regions:
- the LOC137246301 gene encoding general odorant-binding protein 56d-like yields the protein MKFVATFVLLAVLAVVATDEIKLSADQKAKADAVVKECVKETGANPDILDAAFHGDFSKIGNKEKCFTKCAQNKLGFVSKGVVKSDVIQKQLGPLAGDDKVKAVQAKCNGIMTKDDCDTSYELHRCYFNEHTSLSG